The sequence GGGGCAGGGGCCCGCCAGCACCACCGTCACCGGAATGGCCTTGTCGCCTTTCCAGATCTGGGTCATGCCGACTTTGGTGCCGAGGATGCCCTTCATGCGCGGCCTCCCACCGTCTTGATCTCGATGTCCACACCAGTGGGCAGGTCGAGGGTCATGAGGCTGTCAATCGTCTTTTTGGTGGGGTTCATGATGTCCACCAGACGGTTGTGGGTGCGGATCTCGAAGTGCTCGCGGCTGTCTTTGTTCACAAAGGGGCTGCGCAGCACGCAGAAGCGGCGGATGCGGGTGGGGAGGGGCACGGGGCCGCTCACGTCCGCGCCGGTGCGGCGCACGGTGTCCACGATCTTGCTGGCGGACTGGTCCAGCGCCTTGTGGTCAAAGCCACGCAGTTTAATGCGGATCTTGGGGGCAACCATGTTCTATTACTCCAGGACCTTG is a genomic window of Deinococcus arcticus containing:
- the rpsJ gene encoding 30S ribosomal protein S10, whose translation is MVAPKIRIKLRGFDHKALDQSASKIVDTVRRTGADVSGPVPLPTRIRRFCVLRSPFVNKDSREHFEIRTHNRLVDIMNPTKKTIDSLMTLDLPTGVDIEIKTVGGRA